A region of Rutidosis leptorrhynchoides isolate AG116_Rl617_1_P2 unplaced genomic scaffold, CSIRO_AGI_Rlap_v1 contig239, whole genome shotgun sequence DNA encodes the following proteins:
- the LOC139882174 gene encoding LOW QUALITY PROTEIN: pentatricopeptide repeat-containing protein At3g18970-like (The sequence of the model RefSeq protein was modified relative to this genomic sequence to represent the inferred CDS: inserted 2 bases in 2 codons): MSSLPRVRWCPIPSLLNLKPLATQNLKQIHAQVIINGLQTPSLIAKLVEQYCASSQNTHYAHLLFTHLDDPNSFVFNTFLRCTQPNHSIQVFAHWVSNXTLVFDDHTYIFVLGARARTPSRSTLSTGKQIHVRILKYGFVSNLSVQTTLIHFCASNKETKAARRVFDEMPVKSNVTWNAMISGYCSQREKAKECAFNWLLLFRDRLRDGCGTLKLTHITLVVILSAVSKLGVIETGAWVHGYIEKTIYMPENDVYIGTGLVDIYWKCGFITTAYPIFSRMRVKNVLTWTAMVTGLAFHGRGKEALELLDKMVVCGVKPNAMTFTSLFSACCHGGLIRDGLWLLXQMETNFGVVPQIQHYGCIVDLLGRAGHLEEAYEIIKEISIQADDIIWRSLLSSCKLHGNVKMAEKVAKILLGLKPKDLSDEESEDYIALSNI; the protein is encoded by the exons ATGAGCTCGCTCCCTAGAGTCAGGTGGTGCCCAATCCCATCACTCTTAAACCTGAAACCTCTAGCAACTCAAAACCTCAAACAAATCCATGCTCAAGTCATCATCAATGGCCTCCAAACACCTTCTCTGATAGCCAAATTAGTTGAACAATACTGTGCTTCATCACAGAACACGCACTATGCTCACTTACTATTCACTCACTTGGACGACCCAAACTCGTTTGTCTTCAACACTTTCTTACGTTGTACTCAACCAAACCACTCAATCCAAGTTTTTGCCCACTGGGTTTCAA AGACCTTAGTTTTCGAtgatcatacatacatttttgtccTTGGTGCCCGTGCTCGGACCCCTTCACGGTCAACATTATCCACAGGGAAACAAATACATGTACGGATACTTAAATATGGGTTCGTGTCAAATTTATCAGTGCAGACCACATTGATCCATTTCTGTGCAAGTAACAAGGAAACTAAAGCCGCTCGaagggtgtttgatgaaatgcctgtgAAGAGTAATGTCACGTGGAACGCTATGATTTCAGGTTACTGTTCGCAGCGTGAGAAAGCAAAAGAGTGTGCCTTTAACTGGTTGTTGTTATTTAGGGACAGGCTGAGAGATGGGTGTGGGACCTTGAAATTGACACATATTACGTTGGTTGTCATTCTCTCGGCTGTTTCGAAATTGGGTGTAATTGAAACTGGAGCTTGGGTTCATGGTTATATAGAGAAGACAATTTACATGCCTGAAAATGATGTGTATATAGGCACTGGTCTTGTTGATATATACTGGAAATGTGGGTTTATCACCACTGCATACCCAATTTTTTCTCGAATGAGAGTTAAAAATGTGTTAACTTGGACAGCAATGGTAACTGGGCTAGCTTTTCACGGACGAGGAAAAGAAGCATTGGAACTTTTGGATAAAATGGTTGTTTGTGGTGTCAAACCAAATGCAATGACATTCACTAGCTTGTTTTCAGCTTGCTGCCATGGAGGACTCATCAGAGATGGGCTTTGGTTGC TCCAAATGGAGACGAATTTTGGTGTGGTTCCTCAGATACAACACTATGGTTGCATTGTTGATCTTCTAGGCAGAGCAGGGCATTTGGAAGAAGCATATGAGATCATCAAAGAGATTTCGATTCAAGCTGATGACATCATATGGAGGAGTTTGTTAAGTTCCTGTAAGCTTCATGGGAACGTTAAGATGGCGGAGAAAGTGGCAAAGATTCTACTCGGGCTAAAGCCAAAGGACCTTTCAGATGAGGAAAGTGAAGACTACATAGCTCTATCCAATATTTAA
- the LOC139882171 gene encoding mannosyltransferase APTG1-like → MIFVLLYKVLVFLGLDTPWFMMKAPRLLQSVFAAVGDLYLYKLSHALFGNHVAKWALFSQLANWFMLFCITRTFSNSLETVLTLVGLYYWPCMRISSSEVPSRRWGLVVAALACGMRPTSAITWVYVGLLELFLSRDHLKFILLEVVPIGGLVFALICLADRWMYGSWILVPLNFLKFNFISSGGDYYGTHKWHWYFTQGFSVMLFTFVPFCIAGIMKSKCWKLSGLIAWVLGLYSILGHKEFRFVLPVLPIALIFSGYSLAVFQGLNTRGNKSSSRRVKWPSQLKVAIFFLLVTNIPMALYMSLVHQRETEDVMNYLSEEARNDKVKSILFLMPCHATPYYSSLHQNLPMTFLGCSPSEEKGILDESDRFMVDPNGFVSALAKNWSIPSHVVLFESEEIPIRDFFFHILSERLKYFSILS, encoded by the exons ATGATATTTGTTTTGCTTTATAAAGTCCTTGTCTTTTTAGGTCTTGACACGCCTTGGTTCATG ATGAAGGCTCCAAGGCTGTTACAGTCTGTATTTGCTGCAGTGGGCGACTTATACTTGTACAAACTTTCTCATGCCCTCTTTGGTAATCATGTTGCAAAATGGGCG CTATTTTCTCAATTGGCAAATTGGTTCATGTTATTTTGTATCACACGTACCTTTTCCAATTCTTTGGAGACTGTTCTCACCCTTGTTGGCCTATACTACTGGCCGTGCATGAGAATTTCTTCAAGTGAAGTTCCCTCGAGGAGGTGGGGCTTGGTTGTTGCAGCATTAGCTTGTGGAATGCGTCCAACGAGTGCTATCACATGGGTCTATGTGGGCCTACTTGAGCTGTTCTTGTCCAGAGATCATTTGAAATTTATTCTTCTTGAGGTGGTCCCGATTGG GGGGCTGGTGTTTGCTCTAATATGTTTAGCGGACCGTTGGATGTACGGATCATGGATCTTGGTGCCACTTAATTTTCTGAAGTTCAATTTTATTTCATCTGGAGGAGATTATTATGGAACTCACAAGTGGCATTGGTACTTCACCCAGGGATTTTCTGTCATGCTTTTTACTTTCGTGCCATTTTGCATTGCGGGCATCATGAAGTCTAAATGTTGGAAGCTTTCTGGCCTTATTGCATGGGTTTTAGGACTTTATAGTATTCTTGGTCATAAGGAATTTAG GTTTGTCCTTCCCGTGCTTCCAATAGCTTTGATATTCTCTGGATATTCACTGGCTGTtttccaaggtcttaatactagaGGAAATAAATCTTCAAGCCGTCGTGTCAAATGGCCTTCACAGTTAAAAGTTGCCATCTTCTTTTTACTTGTCACCAATATTCCGATGGCCTTATATATGAGTTTGGTTCACCAG AGAGAAACTGAGGATGTTATGAACTATTTATCTGAAGAAGCTCGAAATGACAAGGtgaaaagtattttatttttaatgCCGTGCCACGCTACTCCTTACTACTCTAGTTTGCATCAAAATTTGCCGATGACATTTTTGGGTTGCTCTCCAAG TGAAGAGAAAGGAATTCTGGATGAGTCAGACCGGTTCATGGTGGACCCTAATGGTTTTGTGTCCGCACTTGCGAAAAACTGGTCTATTCCGAGCCACGTTGTCTTGTTCGAATCGGAGGAAATACCTATAAGAGATTTCTTCTTTCACATTCTTTCAGAGAG GTTAAAATATTTTTCCATTCTATCGTGA